In Populus nigra chromosome 10, ddPopNigr1.1, whole genome shotgun sequence, the following proteins share a genomic window:
- the LOC133704572 gene encoding large ribosomal subunit protein uL10c-like, which yields METTSLLSFPSSKPPPTRTHFRPANPFSFSFPTTHKTSISHRPINIKSAISRTKKEETVETVKTQLENCYLLAAIKYTGFTVKQFQDLRRSLPESSKIIVAKNTLVYKAIENTPWEALKPCMTGMNAWLFVHSEEIPEALKPYRDFQKEKKLENDFTGAVFEGKFYGPGDFKQLETMPSRAEIYAKILGALQGPAIGLVGTLQAPARDVVMVLKAYVQKLEEESSGQ from the coding sequence ATGGAAACCACCAGTCTCCTCTCCTTTCCCTCCTCCAAACCTCCTCCTACCCGAACCCATTTTCGGCCCGCAAAcccattttccttttccttccccACAACCCACAAAACCTCCATTTCACACAGACCCATTAACATCAAATCCGCAATTTCCCGcacaaaaaaggaagaaacagTGGAAACAGTCAAAACCCAGCTCGAAAATTGCTACCTCTTAGCAGCTATAAAATACACAGGCTTCACAGTCAAACAATTTCAAGACTTGAGAAGATCATTACCTGAATCATCAAAAATCATTGTTGCTAAAAACACTTTGGTGTATAAGGCCATTGAAAATACGCCATGGGAAGCTTTAAAACCTTGTATGACAGGAATGAATGCTTGGCTTTTTGTGCATAGTGAGGAAATTCCTGAAGCTTTAAAGCCTTATAGggattttcaaaaagaaaagaagttagAGAATGATTTTACCGGGGCTGTTTTTGAAGGAAAGTTTTACGGGCCTGGTGATTTTAAGCAACTTGAAACAATGCCGTCCAGAGCTGAGATTTATGCTAAGATTTTGGGGGCTTTACAGGGTCCTGCTATTGGATTGGTGGGTACTTTACAGGCGCCGGCGAGGGATGTTGTTATGGTTTTGAAGGCTTATGTGCAGAAGTTGGAGGAGGAGAGTAGTGGACAATAG